In one Desulfoferula mesophila genomic region, the following are encoded:
- a CDS encoding D-alanine--D-alanine ligase family protein: MLIGLTYDLRSEYLELGYSEEQVAEFDGPRTIEGIEQALASLGHDPVRIGSLPNLVAALSRGERWEMVFNIAEGLGRYGREALVPALLEYYGVPYTFSDPMTLGLTLHKGMAKRVVRDLGLATPEFAVVAEAGQAGSIGLGWPLFVKPVAEGTGRGVDAASKVTGREDLTAACAELIARYDQPVLVESFLPGREFTVGIVGTGAKARVIGVMEVTLKAGADADAYSWRNKEECESLVSYRRVKGSIAGEAGELALSCWRGLECRDAGRVDLRCDAAGKPSFLEVNPLAGLHPEHSDLPILCGLVGLPYVKLIERIVASALERGPAAPRPS, translated from the coding sequence GGCCGAGTTCGACGGCCCCCGCACCATCGAGGGCATTGAGCAGGCCCTGGCCTCGCTGGGCCACGACCCGGTGCGCATCGGCTCGCTGCCTAACCTGGTGGCGGCCCTGAGCCGGGGCGAGCGCTGGGAAATGGTATTTAACATCGCCGAGGGCCTGGGGCGCTACGGCCGCGAGGCCCTGGTGCCGGCCCTGCTGGAATACTACGGCGTCCCCTACACCTTCTCCGACCCCATGACCCTGGGCCTCACCCTGCACAAGGGCATGGCCAAGCGGGTGGTGCGCGACCTGGGCCTGGCCACGCCGGAATTCGCGGTGGTGGCCGAGGCGGGGCAGGCCGGGTCCATCGGCCTGGGATGGCCCCTGTTTGTCAAGCCGGTGGCCGAAGGCACCGGCCGGGGGGTGGATGCCGCCTCCAAGGTGACCGGCCGCGAGGATCTGACCGCCGCCTGCGCCGAACTCATCGCGCGCTACGACCAGCCGGTCTTGGTTGAGAGCTTTTTGCCCGGCCGCGAGTTCACGGTGGGCATCGTGGGCACTGGGGCCAAGGCGCGGGTAATCGGGGTGATGGAAGTGACCCTCAAGGCCGGGGCCGACGCAGACGCCTACTCCTGGCGCAACAAGGAAGAGTGCGAGAGCCTGGTGTCCTACCGCCGGGTCAAGGGCTCCATCGCCGGCGAGGCCGGCGAGCTGGCCCTGTCCTGCTGGCGGGGCCTGGAGTGCCGCGACGCCGGCCGGGTGGACCTCCGCTGCGACGCGGCGGGCAAGCCCTCTTTTCTGGAGGTCAACCCCCTGGCCGGGCTGCACCCCGAACACTCGGATCTGCCCATCCTCTGCGGTCTGGTGGGCCTGCCCTACGTCAAGCTCATCGAGCGCATCGTGGCCTCGGCCTTGGAGCGGGGCCCGGCCGCGCCCCGCCCGTCCTGA